A stretch of DNA from Gasterosteus aculeatus chromosome 7, fGasAcu3.hap1.1, whole genome shotgun sequence:
CTCTGAAGAAGACTTTCTGGCTGAGATGTTTCTTATGTAAGCGTTTTTCTATCCTCCCCAGTGGAAGAGCTGAAGGAGAGGGCTTTGCAGAGATATAATAAAGTTAGGGTAAGAACCGACTGTTTCCTGTGCCAACATGTTCAGGTCTTCATCTGTCATGTGCCAGTACACTGACTCGTGCTGCCGTCCTGCAGAGTTCAGCTCCAGAGCGCTTGGTGTCGGGCTCCGACGATTTCACCATGTTCCTGTGGAACCccgcagaagaaaagaaacctcTGGCCAGGATGACTGGACACAGCGCTCTGGTCAATGAAGTGCTCTTCTCCCCCGACAGCAGGCTCATCGCGTCCGCCTCATTTGACAAGTCCATTAAAATTTGGGACGGACGCACTGGGAAGTAAGAAAGTCTCTTTTCCCCAAATTATCTGTGCAGTACTGCTGTTGTCCAGGTGATGGTGCTGTGGGCTTTAGAAGTATTTATGTATGTCCACGTTCTCAAAGGTACCTATTATCCCTGCGGGGTCACGTGGGATCCGTGTATCAAGTGGCGTGGTCGGCAGACAGCAGGCTGCTGGTCAGCGGCAGCAGTGACAGCACACTTAAAGTTTGGGACATCAAGACGGGGAAGCTGAACATGGACCTGCCCGGCCACGCTGACGAGGTAAGGATGGACGCAGGTTTGTGATAGATTTGCATTGATTGGTATCCTCGTCTCGTATCTAACTTCCTTGTTCTTTGGGCGGCCAGGTTTATGCAGTGGACTGGAGTCCCGATGGACAAAGAGTGGCCAGTGGAGGGAAAGACAAATGTCTCCGAATGTGAGTAAGATTCTGAGAAGTCGTCGTTTACCTTTTCATCATTTGGGTAAATACCAACGTTCTCTCACTCATAACCCTTTGGCCTTGTGTTGTAATTTTAGATGGAGGAGATAGCCGCATCTCGGTTCCCCTTCCTAGCTCACATCTCCTACTATCAAGAAGCGCGAGAGCTGGAGCGAAGACGGCTAGACTGTACCTAAAATCTTTGGCTTTGTTACAAAGTCTGTGAGAAAAAGGCATTGTGTGAGGGAGCTCTAACCGAGCCGTGATGCCTTCTCCAGGTCTGAAACATTCCAGCGGGAGTTAACACTGAAACAGTGTTTAGTCGAATGGGAGTTTAACACATGACACATTAAGAGCATTGCCATTAGAagctacattttaaaatgtacgtCAGTGCCGGCAACTCGAATTCAAGCGTCCGGGGCTCCAACATGTAACAAGTTTAAAGCCTTGTTTAGGTGCCTACTTGCAGAAACGACACATTCATTTCTAAATACAGAATATAATGAGATGCATACATTGAGATAAAATGATGTAGCCGCACTAGAGGAACTTTGTACTGCAGGTGGCAGGTGGAGCAGTGCGGCATTAGGTGTGGGCGTTTAATACTTTGCTCTGTGATTTTAATGCCGACCACACTCAGCGTTCCCCATCAGCCTTTAATCTTCTCTGCGGTCAGCAAAGACTCAACCTGCTcatttcttctgctgctgtgaagCAAAGCTTTGAACTCTCTGATTCTCCCTCtgagagaaaaatgaatgttcttCAATGAATTCATTGatgcaaataaatatttacatcaACCATAACACAACATGggaattttttttaatattatcttACATGACCCGCTTGACCTCACAtgttgtttgaaaaagaaaaccacgTGTATTGTTAGCCGACTGTATTTAGGGTCCTTTAGCGTGACTGTACTACATTTAGTCAATTcaatttaacttaattttaACATATTTCTATACATATAAACTAAAACATCTTAATTTTGCGTTATTCTTTATTTACATACAGATAGATAAAAGGTATCAGTCATACATTTGAGTTTTCTCTAGTTGCTTTAAACAGTCTACTGGTGTCATTTCTTTAAGGGAGTCTTATGTTACTGCACATTTACTGGAGCCTATAATTATAGAAATGTAATTATTCCCTCAGTGTGAAGGACAAGATGAaactgccccccacccctcagcCAAAGTGTCAGTGAAGCACTGCAAAAAACTAACAATGAAAGTAATAGTTCTTATGAAGAAGTGCTTATGCATATTTTCTATTCTACCTCCATCACAGGGCTTTCAATCCGTTGGATGTCTGGACTCAGGGTCACACACATGGGGTTTATCAATACGTTTATTGAAACCAGTGAATCATGTTCTGTCTACATCAGTTTCTTCAGAGGTTTTGTAAATCACAGTTTTAAGCCACATCATTTTCCGATGTCAAACCAAAGCATCTCAAACAAATCCTTCGCTGCCCGACAGCATCTTCTGAAACGTGAACGATCAAATGACGCGATGACGCTTTTGGCCTGTTCACGAAAGAGCAGCAAGGCATAAACAAAGATTCTACACACGAGAAATGTACTCGCGTTAACAAATACCAAACTGGAGAGACAAAGATTTAACACTATTTTGTTGCACTtggtttataatgtaataaacaTTTGCTCCTTTGGGGAATGTTACATTGGAGATTCCGTTTGGCCACGATGGTTAAAAGGCTTTTGTGCGAGGCTTACGTGGTGCAACTATGTGAGTCCAAACCAAGCCCCGCTTAAGTACTAGTCCTTTATGTTCTCCAGTTGCTCCCTTCTCGTTCGACACGTGTAAACGCCtagacaataagtgcattcagaGATGGCGTAACTATTTCGTCCATcgtcaaccgcttatccggggtcgtgTCGCGGGGCAACTATTCCTTCAGCGTACAAAAGGCATATGAAGCCGGTTAGCTCGAGGTAAACGAATGATGTTAAAGTGACATATCTGACGGTCTTTCGGATGAGTAAACGAATCAATGAGCATGAGAAAAGTGCACTGAAGTCATATGGCTTACTTAGTCGGACGTCCCGTCTCGTcatcttgggggggggggggacaagggaATTCACCGGTCAGCTGTTGGAAGGGAGCATCCCTGCTGAGCGTATGAACGAGGCGTTACGGGCCAAATATTCTCAGATAAAGCTTCCTCGTGCAGCTGTAGAGGGGTGTACCACCTTCTGATGTTAATACAGTAACAATGAGGTCACTAACTTCCCTTGTTGACCAtcgctccctcctctctgcatgTAGAGATCGTGCAACATGTGTTTCCTACAATGAGCTCAGTGGTTCTCAGGGGGGCCGGCATCTCTTAGTTAGTAGACTAATTAACTAACTTAATCATTTGTGCTTTTGTAATTCGGAGAAAATCCAAGAAACTTCTTCCCTGTTCTTCCAAGAAAATAAGTGAGCACATCGCTGGTAAACAAAAGATTAACCTAGGcgttttttctttgtgaaacACACTCGTTTTAACAAACCGGTCAATGCGGTGGACTAATCGATAAGGACACTGGTGTCCGGTAGCCTCTCTGTCCTTTGCTCCGTATAATAAGTACTCCGTGAATCGGAAGACACGTTTATGGTTTCAGTACAAAATGTTCGCTCTGCAATGTACCGTAACAGTCACAAAAAGCTAAAGCATCAGAGCTACGTTAACATCTGCTTTAACCTCTAGTGGGAACCTTTggttaataataatatgtgcGTTTCCTCTCTACGTACACCGGTGTTTCTGGTTATAGGTCTCAAGAAAATGAGTCTATACATTTGATGATTTCGTTACTTTGTTCGACTTTGACTTAACCTGCACTTCAAAAAAAGGATCTCTTGATTCCTAaactaagagagagagagagagagagagagagagcagtaaGATGCCAAAGGGCAAGCAGCCACTCCCCTTTCCGTTATCGCTGTTTTTAGGACGCGTCCTGCCTTTGCCCGGTGTGACAGAGTGGGAACAGGTCGTGGTGACGGCTCGTCTGCTCGGGACGGAGAGTCGGCGCTCTACTGGGTCTTCCACACGTTGTTGAGTAGTTTGACCACCTCCTCGTAGATGACGAAGACTATGGCCACGTCCAAGCACACGCGGCCCAGCCTGGGAACGGTTCCTTTGTAGAACCTTTGGGGGACAAGAGCGAGAGGAGGTCAGACGGTGTGGTCTGCGGTCttctttcccagcatgcctcgGGTCACGTAGGGGTTACTCACGCCTGCGGGCCTTCCTGCTTCAAGATCTGAAAGGCACAATCCACTGTGTTTTTGTAGCGGTGCGCCTCCAATCCCtacaggagaagaaagaaaagggagtTAGACATGACACCCGATGGCGGCTCCAATGACATCACCGcccagaggggggggcgggggggggggggggggggcgtgtgggtCCTACCTGCATCCTGGTCTTCACCACATCCAGAGGTGTATTTCCAAAAACACTGGCAGCTCCCGCCGTGGCTCCAAAAGTCGCCGTGACGATAGGCGGCATGTCTCGTCTGGGGTCGTCCCCTTAGAAGGCCAAATAATTGAAGATGGAATCCACGTGCAAcggaaagggagaggaggagaactcGACattagaaatttaaaaaaaaagtctacgTGTGGTCAAAAAAACCGGGCGATCAGATCTCGTTTCGCAGAGGGTGGGCAGGCTTTCTCACCTTTGTACCAATTGCGCAGCGTGTTCATCACGTAGAATCGGATGGCCTGATTGGTCCCTTGCTTTAGCACGGTTGCTGTCAGACCTTGATATGTCCCCCTCACACCTAAATGAGAGCAACGGATTGGGTAAGAAATGCTCCAaactgagagtgtgtgtgtgtgtgagagcgagtgTCATGTATTCCGTGTTGAAGCCACCCTGCCTTCCTACCCTGTTCTCTGATGATCTCACTGACTCCGTGAAAGAAGCCTCTGTAGCGAGGTCTGAGGGAACACTGGTCGTGGATCATCTTCACCTGGAGGAcaggtgggaggtgggagggacCCAGTTTATTGTCTATTTCGATCAACGTCAAAGACATGCGCAACGGCGTCCAGCTCCACCCACCTTAAGCGTCTCCATGGGACACACGACCACGACGGCTTCCGCTATGCCTGCTCCCAAACCGCACAGCAGGCTGCTGGTGTTGTCGAGGCGCCCTGTGGCGTCTCGCATGGGGTTGCTGAGCATCTCAAACGTGCCGAACCTGACGGTGGTGGGAAGGGGCCAAATAAGCACAGAGGACCGGTCATTAGTCAACTGTTAAACTAATCTCAAGTTAACACCCCTGCCAATGTGGGATGCTACAACCCAAAAG
This window harbors:
- the slc25a1a gene encoding tricarboxylate transport protein A, mitochondrial, whose product is MSPLPKPFAVSEGPREGCGVRRGRARSALYQQRPSAAVTATAPRSLPAQQTSHAARRNLAAASVGGRKITHPGKAILAGGIAGGIEICITFPTEYVKTQLQLDGRANPPRYRGIGDCVKLTVQDHGLRGLYRGLSSLLYGSIPKSAVRFGTFEMLSNPMRDATGRLDNTSSLLCGLGAGIAEAVVVVCPMETLKVKMIHDQCSLRPRYRGFFHGVSEIIREQGVRGTYQGLTATVLKQGTNQAIRFYVMNTLRNWYKGDDPRRDMPPIVTATFGATAGAASVFGNTPLDVVKTRMQGLEAHRYKNTVDCAFQILKQEGPQAFYKGTVPRLGRVCLDVAIVFVIYEEVVKLLNNVWKTQ